The sequence GAGCCAGTGGGTTTTTGTGAGAAGATGGCGTATAAGACGGCGTATCTGACACAGGTCTAGTGCTCACAATGATTCCGTGCTGTTTAACACACATTTGTATGTTGCTTTCCCCCAtcgcttttgtttttgctccGAGATGAATACATGTGATGTGGAAAAGTAGGAGTTTCCCTACAGTTATAAAGCTTTCTGTCTTCTGTGGTGAAAAATCAAGAGGTCTTCTTAGTCTTGATGCCAACTTCTCCTTTCCTCTCACCCCCATTACTACAAATCTACTTCAATTTGATTTGATATTTCTAATTTTCCATATTATTCTTCACTTCACAAAATGGATTTGGACATTCGAGATACTCACGCATTACACCTAGCCATGGCAGGGGCCGAATATGAGTACTGCCCATTCATGTTTTGGTACCCGCCTGCGGTGTGCTACTACAAGCATTGGGGGCCCAAGGCAGACGAGGACAGCACTAATGGTGATACATCAGCAGACGGCAATGACATTGCGGAAAATGTCgccgacagcagcagtagcagcagcaaggctttggcagcggcaatgGCTTCGCCGCTGCTCTCTCTGCCGCCAGAGGTGCGGCTGAGGATCTACTACTGGGCGTATATGATGAGTCCCATCCAGCCCAAGGAGCTGGCGGCGGGGTATCCCATTCCCATGCTGTGCCGCTACATCTTGCACCCGCTGGACCCGAATCTCGAGAGGCAGGTTGAGCAGGAGATTGAGAACGAGAGGGTGATTGTGGACTTTGCAAAGGCGGATCCGGAGCTGGTAGATGGGAAAGGAGCAGACGGCGCTCATGAAGAGGAACAAACGCCGGCGGTGCGGGAACAGAATGAGCTGCAGAGGGCCGTTGCTACCGAGAGGATGGTCAAGGAGAGGATtaaagagaagatgagggAGCTGAATAGGAGGATGACGGGGCTACTCAGTTCAGATAGGCCACTCGCGGGGATACCAACGGGTCTACTATGCGCCTGTCGCCAGATATACTTTGAGGCTCGAACGTTACCTTTTGAACAGAACGAGTTTGTCTTCCTCAACTGGTTCTCATCGGGCCTCAACGCCGCTTCAGCAGTGACAAAGTCGCAGCGGCCATGGCAGCGTCTATCGATGCGATACGTGCGGATGGAAGTCATG comes from Trichoderma asperellum chromosome 3, complete sequence and encodes:
- a CDS encoding uncharacterized protein (EggNog:ENOG41), whose translation is MIPCCLTHISMAGAEYEYCPFMFWYPPAVCYYKHWGPKADEDSTNGDTSADGNDIAENVADSSSSSSKALAAAMASPLLSLPPEVRLRIYYWAYMMSPIQPKELAAGYPIPMLCRYILHPLDPNLERQVEQEIENERVIVDFAKADPELVDGKGADGAHEEEQTPAVREQNELQRAVATERMVKERIKEKMRELNRRMTGLLSSDRPLAGIPTGLLCACRQIYFEARTLPFEQNEFVFLNWFSSGLNAASAVTKSQRPWQRLSMRYVRMEVMAEDLARVGALKKWADLCGGGSDERLASWTRGLRGLRLKIVGQVGRKHTENAQEAEDKFVDALEEEGGARRWVEGGKLAEMKSLERLEVEIIKNAWGTEEKMAWCAQVEEALREFGSRAEVVSMARIV